A single window of Ovis canadensis isolate MfBH-ARS-UI-01 breed Bighorn chromosome 15, ARS-UI_OviCan_v2, whole genome shotgun sequence DNA harbors:
- the RBM7 gene encoding RNA-binding protein 7 isoform X2 produces the protein MNLLNGIKLFGRPIKIQFRAGSSHASQEVSLSYSQHHVGNSSPTSTSPSRTVDNMTPSAQTIQRSFSSSENFQRQAVMNSVLRQMSYGGKFGSPHLDQSGFSPSVQSHNHTFNQSSSSQWRQDTPSSQRKVRLNSHPYVMDRHYSREQRYSDVSDHHYRGNRDDFFYEDRNHDGWSHDYDNRRDSGRNGKWRSSRH, from the exons ATGAATCTGCTTAATGGAATCAAACTTTTTGGAAGGCCTATCAAGATTCAGTTTAGAGCAG GAAGTAGCCATGCCTCACAGGAGGTCAGTTTGTCATATTCCCAGCATCATGTTGGAAATTCAAGCCCTACTTCCACATCTCCTAGCAG GACGGTGGATAACATGACTCCATCAGCACAGACAATTCAAAGATCTTTCTCATCTTCAGAAAATTTTCAGAGACAAGCAGTG ATGAACAGTGTTTTGAGACAGATGTCATATGGAGGGAAATTTGGTTCTCCACATCTGGATCAGTCAGGATTttccccatcagttcagtcacataATCATACTTTTAACCAGTCTTCAAGCTCCCAGTGGCGCCAAGATACACCATCATCACAGAGAAAAGTCAGACTGAATTCTCATCCCTATGTGATGGATAGACATTACAGCCGTGAACAGCGTTACAGTGATGTGTCTGACCATCAttacagaggaaacagagatgatTTTTTCTATGAAGACAGGAATCACGATGGCTGGAGCCATGACTATGATAACAGAAGAGACAGTGGTAGAAATGGAAAATGGCGCTCATCTCGACACTAA
- the RBM7 gene encoding RNA-binding protein 7 isoform X1 codes for MGAAAAEADRTLFVGNLETKVTEELLFELFHQAGPVIKVKIPKDKDGKPKQFAFVNFKHEVSVPYAMNLLNGIKLFGRPIKIQFRAGSSHASQEVSLSYSQHHVGNSSPTSTSPSRTVDNMTPSAQTIQRSFSSSENFQRQAVMNSVLRQMSYGGKFGSPHLDQSGFSPSVQSHNHTFNQSSSSQWRQDTPSSQRKVRLNSHPYVMDRHYSREQRYSDVSDHHYRGNRDDFFYEDRNHDGWSHDYDNRRDSGRNGKWRSSRH; via the exons AGGAACTCCTCTTCGAGCTTTTCCACCAG GCTGGTCCAGTAATTAAAGTGAAAATTCCAAAAGACAAGGATGGTAAACCGAAGCAGTTTGCGTTTGTGAACTTCAAACATGAAGTATCTGTTCCTTACGCCATGAATCTGCTTAATGGAATCAAACTTTTTGGAAGGCCTATCAAGATTCAGTTTAGAGCAG GAAGTAGCCATGCCTCACAGGAGGTCAGTTTGTCATATTCCCAGCATCATGTTGGAAATTCAAGCCCTACTTCCACATCTCCTAGCAG GACGGTGGATAACATGACTCCATCAGCACAGACAATTCAAAGATCTTTCTCATCTTCAGAAAATTTTCAGAGACAAGCAGTG ATGAACAGTGTTTTGAGACAGATGTCATATGGAGGGAAATTTGGTTCTCCACATCTGGATCAGTCAGGATTttccccatcagttcagtcacataATCATACTTTTAACCAGTCTTCAAGCTCCCAGTGGCGCCAAGATACACCATCATCACAGAGAAAAGTCAGACTGAATTCTCATCCCTATGTGATGGATAGACATTACAGCCGTGAACAGCGTTACAGTGATGTGTCTGACCATCAttacagaggaaacagagatgatTTTTTCTATGAAGACAGGAATCACGATGGCTGGAGCCATGACTATGATAACAGAAGAGACAGTGGTAGAAATGGAAAATGGCGCTCATCTCGACACTAA